The proteins below come from a single Oscillospiraceae bacterium genomic window:
- a CDS encoding MaoC family dehydratase — protein MNHYTLAEMTPGLSEEFTVTVTPEMMDAFCTITGDVSPIHMDADYAKGRGFPGRVVYGMLGASFFSTLAGVYLPGEHCLLHGVECKFAKPIFIGDTLTVKGTVVSVSEIGSEAEIKAVITNQDGKRVTRGVIKAGLAK, from the coding sequence ATGAACCACTACACGCTGGCGGAAATGACCCCCGGCCTGAGCGAGGAGTTCACCGTCACGGTCACGCCGGAGATGATGGACGCATTCTGCACCATCACCGGGGATGTCTCCCCCATTCACATGGATGCCGACTATGCCAAGGGCCGCGGCTTTCCCGGCCGGGTCGTCTACGGTATGCTGGGTGCCAGCTTCTTTTCGACACTGGCAGGCGTTTACCTGCCCGGAGAGCATTGTCTGCTCCACGGCGTTGAGTGTAAATTTGCCAAGCCCATCTTCATCGGGGACACGCTGACCGTCAAGGGGACCGTTGTCTCGGTCAGTGAGATCGGTAGCGAGGCCGAGATCAAGGCGGTCATCACCAATCAGGACGGCAAGCGCGTGACACGCGGCGTCATCAAGGCCGGGCTGGCGAAATAG
- a CDS encoding electron transport complex subunit E, giving the protein MNEKPSKWKVFTAGIIRENPVLRLVLGCCSALAVTTTVSGAVGMGLAMTFVLVCSNIVISALRKVIPAKVHLPCYIVIIATFVTVVQMVLQAFIPDLYKALGVYLALIVVNCIILGRAEMFACKNTVADSALDGLGMGIGYILTMLLMSSIREIIGSGTWMGITIIPESVDRMTVMNSAPGGFFVFGCLMAGCVWLERKLNKPIERKSCGDVMLEKIDAAKEEQKEGAAQ; this is encoded by the coding sequence ATGAACGAAAAACCGAGCAAGTGGAAGGTTTTTACGGCCGGTATCATCCGTGAAAACCCCGTTCTGCGTCTGGTGCTGGGCTGCTGCTCCGCACTGGCCGTCACCACCACCGTTTCCGGCGCCGTGGGCATGGGTCTGGCCATGACCTTTGTTCTGGTCTGCTCCAACATTGTTATCTCGGCACTGCGCAAGGTCATCCCGGCCAAGGTGCATCTGCCGTGCTACATCGTCATCATCGCCACCTTCGTCACCGTTGTGCAGATGGTGCTGCAGGCGTTCATCCCCGACCTGTATAAGGCGCTGGGCGTCTATCTGGCGCTGATCGTTGTCAACTGCATCATTCTCGGCCGTGCCGAGATGTTCGCCTGCAAAAACACCGTAGCGGACTCCGCACTGGACGGCCTCGGCATGGGCATCGGCTACATCCTGACGATGCTGCTCATGTCCTCTATCCGTGAGATCATCGGCAGCGGTACATGGATGGGCATCACCATCATCCCCGAGAGCGTTGACCGCATGACCGTCATGAACTCCGCCCCGGGCGGCTTCTTCGTGTTCGGCTGCCTGATGGCCGGCTGTGTCTGGCTGGAGCGCAAGCTGAACAAGCCCATCGAGCGCAAGAGCTGCGGCGATGTCATGCTGGAAAAAATTGACGCCGCTAAAGAAGAACAGAAGGAGGGTGCCGCACAATGA
- a CDS encoding FMN-binding protein: MAENQNTEKQSAFKELVLPVIVLVVICLVCSALLAVLNDVTAPIIEANNHAETLAAYVSVLPEGTVTDDMTEVEDLTTDGVEGAVTTSAGAVAVKAAASGYSGKAVTVYVAFDTEGAISAISIDGSTQTTGIGSKVSGDSFASGFIGWNGGEVASGSPVDSIAGATYSSNGAFNAINAAIDCYNNEIKGVQ; the protein is encoded by the coding sequence ATGGCTGAAAATCAGAATACCGAGAAGCAGAGCGCCTTCAAGGAGCTTGTGCTGCCCGTTATCGTGCTGGTCGTTATCTGTCTGGTCTGCAGCGCGCTGCTGGCTGTGCTGAACGATGTCACCGCCCCCATCATCGAGGCGAACAACCACGCCGAGACGCTGGCCGCCTATGTCTCCGTCCTGCCCGAGGGCACCGTCACCGATGACATGACTGAGGTCGAGGACCTGACCACCGATGGTGTGGAGGGTGCTGTCACGACCTCCGCCGGTGCGGTTGCGGTCAAGGCCGCTGCGTCCGGCTACTCCGGCAAGGCTGTCACCGTCTATGTCGCCTTCGACACCGAGGGTGCGATCTCCGCCATCTCGATCGACGGCTCCACCCAGACCACCGGCATCGGCTCCAAGGTCTCCGGCGATTCCTTCGCCTCCGGCTTTATCGGCTGGAACGGGGGAGAGGTTGCCTCCGGCAGCCCCGTGGACAGCATCGCCGGTGCGACCTACTCCAGCAACGGCGCGTTCAACGCCATCAATGCAGCCATCGACTGCTACAATAACGAGATCAAGGGGGTGCAGTAA
- a CDS encoding electron transport complex protein RnfA, which yields MISHIATFATIFFSMILVNNYVLVQFLGICPFLGVSKKLDSSVGMGAAVIVVMVIATAVTFPLQIFLLDAYDLGYLQTIIFILVIAVLVQLIEITLRKYIPALYQSLGVYLPLITTNCCVLGVTILAVQDYSSVVAEYGFGLAFAEALICSAGAGVGFLVAMLLFCGVRSRVENSNPPESFKGLPITLVSAAITSLSFMGFGGLVENIINAIF from the coding sequence ATGATTTCTCATATCGCAACCTTTGCCACCATCTTCTTCAGCATGATCCTCGTCAACAACTATGTGCTGGTGCAGTTCCTCGGCATCTGCCCGTTTCTGGGTGTCTCCAAAAAGCTGGATTCCTCCGTGGGCATGGGTGCCGCCGTTATCGTTGTCATGGTCATTGCCACGGCCGTGACCTTCCCGCTGCAGATCTTCCTGCTGGATGCCTATGATCTGGGCTATCTGCAGACCATCATCTTCATCCTCGTCATTGCCGTCCTCGTGCAGCTTATCGAGATCACGCTGCGCAAGTATATCCCGGCCCTCTACCAGAGCCTGGGCGTCTACCTGCCGCTGATCACCACCAACTGCTGTGTGCTGGGCGTCACCATTCTGGCTGTGCAGGACTACTCCTCCGTTGTCGCTGAGTACGGCTTCGGCCTTGCCTTTGCCGAGGCTCTGATCTGCTCCGCCGGTGCCGGTGTCGGCTTCCTCGTAGCCATGCTGCTGTTCTGCGGCGTGCGTTCCCGCGTCGAAAACTCCAACCCGCCGGAGAGCTTCAAGGGTCTGCCCATCACGCTGGTTTCCGCCGCCATCACCTCCCTGAGCTTTATGGGCTTCGGTGGTCTGGTCGAAAACATCATCAACGCGATATTCTGA
- a CDS encoding replication initiation protein, whose translation MASYTPTPSATKAGSKNGRTKKTAAKAGAKNGKKQSTAPVATYSGRGSQTIVRKSNDLIQNAMYSLSLSQQKLMLHIFAMIKPSDTELPRYEMSIYEFLKLCGVDPHNGSMYKQVKKNIEDIANAKVQWIRLAGTQKITMFRWLSSATIDEGTGKIVLTLDQSLKPHLIQLKEFYTTMNITYTLPMKSQYSLKIYELCKSYQNLYLTKKQKGEPLVWNIETLKKQVDCNAANWAHVRRTVLDKAKSEINGHTDIYFDYEVYEKDRQRVIAIAVTIEPVDKQVADDKLNEITKSMSSKVRSKKNKLTLAETGTLDDDPNVLTLEYVSVPETTIPYSYGATPEILRQELEVKAELDKLARELTADEMEAVHTIIGAMVKMAGTPRGNDKMIDGGNAHFFQTMNNVIDNCGGLRRWFEGAATRYAAKVIPVARTKSAPLPYLSRAILEDLENYRLYVVGGMPEELEDEYPETPDIVETTDFVETDAEPVNQLEPDDAATKKEITAALLRYIDREALSARLTTGQMEAFEDILQMTAYFCRRNVKGKDDGMMEGKANMQFLDALNKVIARYESLTILFEAMAVMMDYDTYWKDLMKNPKIKNPKLVFQSEVEKALLMPSAVIGAYTARRDQNDSGRPARKEYNWTKVFDEE comes from the coding sequence ATGGCTTCTTACACACCCACCCCCTCGGCCACCAAGGCAGGGAGCAAAAACGGCCGCACCAAAAAGACTGCGGCCAAAGCCGGTGCAAAAAACGGCAAAAAGCAAAGCACCGCCCCGGTCGCTACCTACAGCGGCCGCGGCAGCCAGACGATCGTCCGGAAATCCAACGACCTGATCCAGAACGCAATGTACAGTCTTTCGCTGAGTCAGCAAAAGCTGATGCTGCACATTTTCGCCATGATCAAGCCGTCGGATACCGAGCTGCCACGCTATGAGATGTCGATCTATGAGTTTCTCAAGCTCTGCGGCGTGGACCCCCACAACGGCTCGATGTACAAGCAGGTCAAAAAGAACATCGAGGATATCGCCAACGCCAAGGTACAGTGGATCCGTCTGGCAGGCACCCAAAAAATCACGATGTTCCGCTGGCTTTCCAGCGCAACGATCGATGAGGGCACCGGTAAGATCGTGCTGACGCTGGACCAGTCGCTCAAGCCGCACCTGATCCAGCTTAAAGAGTTCTACACAACAATGAACATCACCTATACGCTCCCGATGAAGAGCCAGTATAGCTTGAAGATTTATGAGCTGTGCAAGAGCTACCAGAATCTCTACCTGACGAAAAAGCAGAAGGGCGAGCCGCTCGTCTGGAACATTGAAACGCTGAAAAAACAGGTGGACTGCAACGCAGCCAACTGGGCCCATGTCCGCCGCACGGTGCTGGACAAGGCGAAAAGTGAAATCAACGGACACACCGACATTTATTTTGACTATGAGGTCTACGAAAAAGACCGCCAGCGCGTCATTGCCATCGCCGTCACGATCGAGCCTGTGGACAAGCAGGTCGCGGATGACAAGCTGAACGAGATCACTAAATCCATGTCGAGCAAGGTGCGCAGCAAGAAAAACAAGCTGACGCTGGCAGAGACCGGCACTTTGGACGATGACCCGAATGTCCTGACGCTGGAGTATGTTTCGGTGCCTGAGACAACGATCCCGTATTCCTACGGTGCTACGCCGGAAATTCTGCGTCAAGAGCTGGAGGTCAAGGCAGAGCTGGATAAGCTGGCACGAGAACTGACTGCCGATGAGATGGAGGCCGTGCATACTATCATCGGCGCCATGGTCAAGATGGCCGGAACGCCGCGCGGCAATGACAAGATGATCGACGGCGGCAACGCGCATTTCTTCCAGACGATGAACAATGTCATCGACAACTGCGGCGGCCTGCGCCGCTGGTTTGAGGGGGCTGCGACCCGCTATGCCGCCAAGGTCATCCCGGTGGCACGCACCAAGAGCGCGCCGCTGCCGTATCTGTCCCGTGCGATCCTTGAGGATCTGGAAAACTATCGTCTTTATGTCGTGGGCGGTATGCCGGAGGAGTTGGAGGACGAATACCCCGAAACGCCGGATATCGTGGAGACGACTGACTTTGTGGAGACGGACGCCGAGCCGGTGAACCAGCTGGAACCGGACGATGCTGCGACAAAAAAGGAAATCACGGCAGCCCTGCTGCGCTACATCGACCGCGAGGCGCTCTCGGCAAGGCTGACGACCGGCCAGATGGAGGCCTTTGAGGATATTCTGCAGATGACAGCCTACTTCTGCCGCCGTAATGTCAAGGGCAAGGATGACGGCATGATGGAGGGCAAGGCCAACATGCAATTTTTGGATGCCCTCAATAAGGTCATCGCCCGCTATGAAAGCCTGACCATTCTGTTTGAGGCGATGGCGGTCATGATGGACTATGACACCTACTGGAAGGATTTGATGAAGAATCCCAAGATCAAGAATCCGAAGCTGGTCTTTCAGTCCGAGGTCGAGAAGGCGCTGCTGATGCCCTCCGCCGTGATCGGCGCGTATACTGCCCGCAGGGACCAGAATGACAGCGGCCGCCCTGCAAGAAAAGAGTACAACTGGACGAAGGTTTTTGACGAAGAATAA
- a CDS encoding RnfABCDGE type electron transport complex subunit B, producing the protein MNPIVFAIVVVVVLGLAGGVILVLASKFMAVYEDPRIAQVAECLAGANCGGCGYAGCADYAKAIVEDGAPTFKCAPGGDKATDAINTIMGNATDDRPSLRATVICAGGENCGTRFDYQGIQTCAAANGIAGGPSACAYGCLGLGDCTRACKFDAIHVINGVAVVDREKCTGCTACTVVCPRHVIQMKPIAPQPAVKCSNKDKGVLVNKTCKVGCIACGLCVRNCPNEAIFLKDNVAAIDYTKCNGCGTCVSKCPKKAIQWVEGTPRPIDAPVPEHEVLKTRV; encoded by the coding sequence ATGAACCCGATCGTATTTGCTATCGTTGTCGTGGTGGTGCTGGGCCTGGCCGGCGGCGTGATCCTTGTGCTGGCCTCCAAATTCATGGCCGTGTATGAGGATCCGCGCATTGCGCAGGTTGCAGAGTGTCTGGCCGGTGCCAACTGCGGCGGCTGCGGCTACGCCGGCTGTGCCGACTACGCCAAGGCCATTGTTGAGGACGGCGCCCCCACCTTCAAGTGTGCGCCGGGCGGCGATAAGGCCACCGATGCCATCAACACCATCATGGGCAATGCCACCGATGACCGCCCCAGCCTGCGCGCCACCGTGATCTGCGCAGGCGGCGAGAACTGCGGCACCCGCTTTGACTATCAGGGCATCCAGACCTGCGCTGCTGCCAACGGCATTGCCGGCGGTCCCAGCGCCTGTGCCTATGGGTGTCTGGGTCTGGGTGACTGCACCCGCGCCTGCAAGTTTGACGCCATCCATGTCATCAACGGCGTGGCGGTCGTTGACCGCGAAAAATGCACCGGCTGCACAGCCTGCACCGTTGTCTGCCCGCGCCATGTCATCCAGATGAAGCCCATCGCCCCGCAGCCTGCGGTCAAATGCTCCAACAAGGACAAGGGCGTTCTGGTCAACAAGACCTGCAAGGTCGGCTGCATCGCCTGCGGCCTCTGTGTGCGCAACTGCCCGAATGAGGCCATCTTCCTGAAGGACAATGTGGCCGCCATCGACTACACCAAGTGCAACGGCTGCGGCACCTGCGTTTCCAAGTGCCCGAAGAAGGCCATCCAGTGGGTCGAGGGTACCCCGCGCCCCATTGACGCCCCCGTGCCTGAGCACGAAGTCTTAAAGACCCGCGTATAA
- a CDS encoding RnfABCDGE type electron transport complex subunit C — MGEIRLFKSLKRSAKGAAVPHVKATAGLPTVKMPVPEHVVIPMSMHIGAPAEPVVKKGDTVMVGTVIGKAGGFVSANVYSSVSGTVQDIAPLRMVNGAMATAVAIKTDGAQTVDPACVPPVVTDKASLLAAVQACGLVGVGGAGFPTHVKLAANTIDTLLINAAECEPYLTTDCREMLECSDTIISGIAAVMKYCEIPHCIIGIERNKPECIDLLCSLTREMKGVEVKGLPMRYPQGAEKTLVETCTGREVPQFGPSGKPGLPADVGCVIMNVTSVSTLGKFLKTGIPLVTKRVTVEGDAIAKPQNIEVPIGTLYRDVIEACGGVKEGVELGKIIFGGPMMGGAAPSADFPVLKQNNGLLLFSKAAATLPEPSACIRCGRCIEACPMGLEPVVIAQDFANKDFDALKARCVDLCVACGSCTYACPAKRPVSQTMGLAKGWYMAELRKGGK, encoded by the coding sequence ATGGGGGAAATCAGATTGTTCAAATCCCTAAAGCGCTCTGCCAAGGGTGCCGCTGTGCCGCATGTGAAGGCTACAGCCGGGCTGCCGACCGTCAAGATGCCGGTGCCTGAGCATGTTGTCATTCCCATGTCGATGCATATCGGCGCACCCGCAGAGCCTGTCGTCAAAAAGGGCGACACCGTCATGGTCGGTACCGTGATCGGCAAGGCCGGCGGCTTTGTGTCCGCCAATGTCTACTCCAGCGTGTCCGGCACTGTGCAGGACATTGCCCCGCTGCGCATGGTCAACGGCGCAATGGCAACGGCCGTTGCCATCAAGACCGATGGCGCGCAGACGGTAGACCCCGCCTGCGTGCCGCCTGTTGTCACCGACAAGGCAAGCCTTCTGGCCGCCGTGCAGGCCTGCGGTCTGGTCGGTGTCGGCGGTGCCGGCTTCCCGACGCATGTCAAGCTGGCTGCCAACACGATCGACACGCTGCTCATCAACGCAGCCGAGTGCGAGCCCTACCTGACCACCGACTGCCGCGAGATGCTGGAGTGCAGCGACACCATCATCTCCGGCATCGCCGCGGTTATGAAGTACTGCGAGATCCCGCACTGCATCATCGGCATTGAGCGCAACAAGCCTGAGTGCATCGACCTGCTCTGCTCGCTAACCCGCGAGATGAAGGGCGTTGAGGTCAAGGGCCTGCCGATGCGCTACCCGCAGGGTGCCGAGAAAACGCTGGTCGAGACCTGCACAGGCCGCGAGGTGCCGCAGTTCGGCCCCTCCGGCAAGCCGGGTCTGCCCGCCGATGTGGGCTGCGTCATCATGAATGTGACGAGCGTGTCTACCTTAGGCAAGTTCCTCAAGACCGGCATCCCGCTGGTGACGAAGCGCGTCACCGTGGAGGGCGATGCCATCGCCAAACCCCAGAACATCGAGGTCCCCATCGGCACGCTCTACCGCGATGTCATCGAGGCCTGCGGCGGTGTCAAGGAGGGTGTCGAGCTGGGCAAGATCATCTTCGGCGGCCCCATGATGGGCGGTGCCGCCCCCAGCGCGGACTTCCCGGTCCTGAAGCAGAACAACGGCCTGCTGCTGTTCAGCAAGGCCGCCGCCACCCTGCCTGAGCCGTCGGCCTGCATCCGCTGCGGCCGCTGCATCGAGGCTTGCCCCATGGGTCTGGAGCCCGTGGTTATTGCGCAGGACTTTGCCAACAAGGATTTTGATGCGCTGAAGGCACGCTGCGTGGATCTCTGCGTAGCCTGCGGCAGCTGCACCTACGCCTGCCCGGCCAAGCGCCCCGTCAGCCAGACGATGGGCCTTGCCAAGGGCTGGTATATGGCCGAGCTGCGGAAAGGAGGCAAATAA
- a CDS encoding GTP-binding protein, with protein MVQVDLITGFLGSGKTTFLRKYVQYLIQQGHNVCILENDFGAVNVDAMLLQDLIGERCDIETISGGCDCDTHQRRMRTKLISMAMRGFDRVVIEPSGIFDVDEFYDILRDEPLDRWYALGNVVAIVDARLEDTLSLQAEYLLASEAASAGLVVMSRAQQASRAQAEAVVAHLNRALAACRCPRRFGDDVLCKDWAALTDADWERIDRCGWQQTSYVKLHFDEHEAFTSLYFLELGRTAEQLQRAARTLLQGAGYGHILRIKGFIPENGGWLELNAARDAMTLQPIPNGQEVLIVIGEGLDKAAIEAVVKRL; from the coding sequence ATGGTACAGGTCGATCTCATCACCGGGTTTTTAGGCTCCGGAAAGACAACATTTTTACGCAAATATGTACAATATCTTATCCAACAGGGACACAATGTCTGTATTCTGGAAAATGATTTCGGTGCGGTGAATGTAGATGCCATGCTGCTGCAGGACCTCATCGGGGAGCGCTGCGACATCGAAACGATCAGCGGCGGCTGCGACTGCGACACCCATCAGCGCCGCATGCGGACCAAGCTGATCTCGATGGCGATGCGCGGCTTTGACCGGGTGGTCATTGAGCCAAGCGGCATCTTTGATGTGGACGAGTTCTACGACATCCTGCGGGACGAGCCGCTGGACCGCTGGTACGCGTTGGGCAATGTCGTTGCAATCGTGGATGCCCGGCTTGAGGACACACTCTCCCTGCAGGCGGAGTATCTGCTGGCCTCGGAGGCTGCCAGCGCCGGGCTGGTGGTCATGAGCCGCGCCCAGCAGGCAAGCCGCGCGCAGGCCGAGGCGGTGGTTGCGCATCTGAATCGCGCGCTGGCAGCCTGCCGCTGCCCCCGCCGCTTCGGTGACGATGTCCTCTGCAAAGACTGGGCCGCGCTGACCGATGCGGACTGGGAACGCATCGACCGCTGCGGGTGGCAGCAGACAAGCTATGTAAAGCTGCACTTTGACGAGCATGAGGCGTTCACCTCGCTGTATTTTCTCGAGCTGGGCCGCACGGCAGAGCAGCTGCAGCGGGCCGCACGCACGCTGCTGCAGGGCGCAGGGTACGGCCATATCCTGCGCATCAAGGGCTTCATTCCCGAAAACGGCGGCTGGCTGGAGCTGAATGCCGCCCGGGATGCAATGACCCTGCAGCCGATCCCAAACGGTCAGGAGGTACTGATCGTCATCGGCGAGGGGCTGGATAAGGCTGCCATCGAGGCGGTTGTAAAGCGGTTGTGA
- a CDS encoding acyl carrier protein, which translates to MSEQEILSAVQDIFRDNFDDDSLEINRSTCADDIEDWDSLEQINLLTAIEKKFNIKFKLADVRGLKDVGDLLDLVARMV; encoded by the coding sequence ATGAGCGAACAGGAAATTCTGAGCGCGGTACAGGATATTTTCCGCGATAATTTTGACGATGACTCCCTTGAGATCAACCGCAGCACCTGCGCGGACGATATTGAGGACTGGGACAGTCTGGAGCAGATCAACCTGCTGACCGCCATCGAGAAGAAGTTCAACATCAAGTTCAAGCTGGCGGATGTCCGCGGCCTGAAGGATGTCGGCGATCTGCTGGACCTCGTCGCACGGATGGTGTGA
- a CDS encoding RnfABCDGE type electron transport complex subunit D, translated as MEDRLIVTASPHIREATTARGLMGNVVIALLPAVLAAGLIFGVQALVLVAVTTLACVAFEYLYEMLLKKPNTAGDLSAVVTGIILALNMPVGMPLWIAVVGAFVAIIITKQLFGGLGYNFANPALVGRIVLFLGFTSRMTAYVYPDMAVDALASATPLAVADKTSLNLLDLFLGFHGGMMGEVCVLAILLGFAYLVATKTIQTTVPVTIVATVFVLTALNTGSAYTALIECMSGGLLFGAVFMATDYVTCPFTTKGKLFYGVFIGLITFLIRHFGSMNEGMSYAILLGNLMTPWFNAWGHQTPLGYQKPKKAKKGGAE; from the coding sequence ATGGAAGATCGTCTGATCGTTACCGCCTCGCCGCACATCCGCGAAGCAACCACCGCCCGCGGGCTGATGGGCAATGTTGTCATTGCGCTGCTGCCCGCCGTGCTGGCTGCCGGGCTGATCTTCGGCGTGCAGGCTCTTGTGCTGGTGGCTGTGACCACCCTGGCCTGTGTGGCGTTTGAATACTTATATGAAATGCTGCTGAAAAAGCCGAACACGGCGGGGGATCTGTCTGCCGTTGTCACCGGCATCATTCTGGCACTGAACATGCCCGTGGGCATGCCGCTCTGGATCGCCGTGGTCGGTGCCTTTGTGGCCATCATCATCACGAAGCAGCTCTTCGGCGGCCTTGGCTACAACTTTGCCAACCCCGCGCTGGTGGGCCGTATCGTGCTGTTCCTCGGCTTTACCTCCCGCATGACCGCCTATGTCTACCCCGACATGGCCGTTGATGCGCTGGCCTCCGCCACGCCGCTGGCCGTGGCCGACAAGACCAGCCTGAACCTGCTGGACCTCTTCCTCGGCTTCCACGGCGGCATGATGGGCGAGGTCTGCGTGCTGGCGATCCTGCTGGGCTTTGCCTATCTGGTTGCCACCAAGACCATTCAGACCACTGTCCCCGTCACCATCGTGGCCACCGTCTTTGTGCTGACCGCGCTGAACACCGGCAGTGCCTACACCGCCCTGATCGAGTGCATGTCCGGCGGCCTTTTGTTCGGTGCCGTCTTTATGGCGACCGACTATGTGACCTGCCCCTTCACCACAAAGGGCAAGCTGTTCTACGGCGTCTTTATCGGTCTCATCACCTTCCTGATCCGCCACTTCGGCTCGATGAATGAGGGCATGAGCTACGCCATCCTGCTGGGCAACCTGATGACCCCGTGGTTCAACGCTTGGGGCCACCAGACGCCGCTGGGCTACCAAAAGCCCAAAAAGGCCAAGAAAGGCGGTGCTGAATAA
- a CDS encoding SDR family oxidoreductase, whose amino-acid sequence MAYTYLITGATSDVGRALIERLLADAPADTTVLAQGCGDLEKLADLCARFPGQVRPFDVDLSDRAKVDTFVQVLASSAPAPTHFIHLPALPVVNAKFKAFDQTRFDRDLEIQVHSAVRLCRAVLPAMAKAKFGRVLFIQTSYTIGCPPKNTAAYVMAKSAIGGLVKSLAVEYARFGITVNCVAPSMMETNFLKDTPDLIVQAAAEENPMGRNATPADVVPAMAFLLSDEARFITGVTLPVTGGSAIV is encoded by the coding sequence ATGGCTTATACCTATCTTATCACCGGTGCCACCAGCGATGTGGGCCGCGCACTGATCGAGCGGCTGCTGGCCGACGCCCCCGCCGACACGACTGTGCTGGCCCAGGGCTGCGGCGATCTGGAAAAGCTGGCCGACCTCTGCGCCCGCTTCCCCGGACAGGTGCGCCCCTTTGATGTGGACCTGTCCGACCGTGCCAAGGTGGACACCTTTGTGCAGGTGCTGGCATCGTCCGCCCCTGCGCCGACCCATTTCATCCATCTGCCCGCCCTGCCCGTAGTCAATGCCAAGTTCAAGGCGTTTGACCAGACCCGCTTTGACCGCGATCTGGAAATTCAGGTCCACAGCGCCGTGCGTCTGTGCCGCGCCGTGCTGCCTGCCATGGCCAAGGCAAAATTCGGCCGCGTGCTGTTCATCCAGACCAGCTACACCATCGGCTGCCCGCCCAAGAACACCGCCGCCTATGTCATGGCCAAGAGTGCCATCGGCGGCCTTGTCAAGAGTCTGGCTGTCGAGTATGCCCGCTTCGGCATCACGGTCAACTGCGTGGCCCCCAGTATGATGGAAACGAATTTCTTGAAGGACACCCCCGACCTGATCGTGCAGGCCGCCGCCGAGGAAAACCCGATGGGCCGCAACGCGACCCCCGCCGATGTGGTCCCGGCCATGGCGTTCCTGCTCTCCGATGAGGCGCGGTTCATCACCGGCGTAACGCTGCCGGTCACGGGAGGGTCGGCCATTGTCTGA
- a CDS encoding FprA family A-type flavoprotein: MEITKDILYVGVNDHLVDLFESQYDVPNGMAYNSYLICDEKVAVMDSVDAHFTDEWITKIAAALGERAPDYFIVQHMEPDHSGSVAAFAQAYPETTIVASAQAFNMMKAYFGTDYADRRIVVKEGDTLPLGRHTLHFVTAPMVHWPEVIMTYDDADKVLFSADAFGKFGALDVEEPWLPEARRYFIGIVGKYGVQVQAVLKKAAGLDIETVCSLHGPVLHKEQLGDVLAAYDTWSAYRPETEGVLVAYSSIYGHTAEAAARLAEALRAKGVETVSMDLARCDMAEAVAQAFRFSKLVLATPTYNADVFPFMKDFINHLTERNYQNRTVAFIENGSWAPMAAKVMRKMLENSKALTFADTTVTVKGALNDASEAQIAALADELSK; the protein is encoded by the coding sequence ATGGAAATCACCAAAGATATTTTGTATGTCGGCGTCAACGACCACCTTGTTGACCTGTTTGAGAGCCAGTACGATGTGCCCAACGGCATGGCGTACAACTCGTACCTGATCTGCGATGAAAAGGTCGCCGTGATGGACAGCGTGGACGCCCATTTTACCGACGAGTGGATCACCAAGATCGCCGCTGCACTGGGCGAGCGCGCGCCCGACTATTTTATCGTGCAGCACATGGAGCCTGACCACTCCGGCTCGGTGGCCGCCTTTGCGCAGGCCTACCCGGAGACCACGATCGTTGCCTCTGCGCAGGCCTTCAACATGATGAAGGCCTACTTCGGCACCGACTATGCCGACCGCCGCATCGTTGTCAAGGAGGGGGACACCCTGCCGCTGGGCCGCCACACCCTGCATTTTGTCACTGCCCCGATGGTCCACTGGCCCGAGGTCATCATGACCTACGATGATGCCGACAAGGTACTGTTCAGCGCGGACGCTTTCGGCAAGTTCGGTGCGCTTGATGTGGAGGAGCCGTGGCTGCCCGAGGCCCGCCGCTACTTCATCGGCATCGTGGGCAAGTACGGCGTGCAGGTGCAGGCCGTGCTGAAAAAGGCCGCCGGCCTTGACATTGAGACCGTCTGCAGCCTGCACGGCCCCGTCCTGCACAAGGAGCAGCTGGGCGATGTGCTGGCCGCCTACGACACATGGAGCGCCTACCGCCCCGAGACGGAGGGCGTGCTGGTGGCCTACAGCAGCATCTACGGCCACACCGCTGAGGCCGCTGCCCGGCTGGCCGAGGCGCTGCGCGCCAAGGGCGTTGAGACTGTCTCGATGGATCTGGCGCGCTGCGATATGGCCGAGGCCGTGGCGCAGGCGTTCCGCTTCAGCAAGCTGGTACTGGCCACGCCTACCTACAATGCCGATGTATTCCCCTTCATGAAGGACTTCATCAACCACCTGACCGAGCGCAACTACCAGAACCGCACCGTTGCCTTCATCGAGAACGGTTCTTGGGCACCGATGGCCGCCAAGGTCATGCGCAAAATGCTCGAGAACAGCAAGGCCCTGACCTTTGCCGACACCACCGTCACCGTCAAGGGTGCCCTGAACGATGCCTCCGAGGCTCAGATCGCCGCTTTGGCCGATGAGCTGAGCAAGTAA